Proteins from a genomic interval of Rhizobium rhododendri:
- the uca gene encoding urea carboxylase codes for MFKKVLIANRGEIAVRIIRTLKQMGIASVAVYSDADRFSLAARVADEAVRLGPAVATDSYLNIDAVIAACRQTGAEAVHPGYGFLSENIGFAERLAAEGIAFIGPRPEHLSAFGLKHTARALAQASGVPLLPGSGLLESLQEACAKAAEIGYPVMLKSTAGGGGIGMQLCHDEAALKAAFEGVRRTANASFGDARVYIERFVANARHIEVQIFGDGKGNVVALGERDCSLQRRNQKVVEETPAPGISADVRARLHKAAVDLGASISYSSAGTVEFIYDPRRQEFYFLEVNTRLQVEHPVTEAVFGIDLVEWMIRQAAGEDVLSKAMDLRPKGAAIEVRIYAEMPHADFRPSAGLLTEVAFPANARVDSWIETGTDVTPFYDPMLAKLIIAADDRETAIEKLKAALSETAIWGIETNVDYLRKIAASELLASGNVATTALRDFAFIPDIIEVLVPGAQSSIQELPGRLGLWHVGVPPSGPMDERSFRHANRLVGNHDDTAALELTVSGPTLRFFTQTSIALAGAEMAMSCDGTPLPHGERVVIPAGAVLTVGNISGPGQRAYLAVAGGFAAPTVLGSRATFTLGQFGGNATGALKTGHVLHLARHEKTQAPKRAEAPAELTNAWNVGVVYGPHGAPDFFQPGDIDALFSLPYEVHFNSARTGVRLLGPTPKWARTDGGQAGLHPSNLHDNAYAIGAIDFTGDMPIILGPDGPSLGGFVCPAVIARDEQWKMGQFKPGDTIRFHPVVRPDDPLTAPAALAGATERGSAIVGTFDKAPVTVVYRRQGDDNLLVEYGPMELDIALRLRVHLLMNAVRDARLPGLIDLTPGIRSLQIHYDGSTLTRRRLLGLLANLEAGLLPAEQVTVPSRIVHLPLSWNDPDAELAMRKYQELVRPDAPWCPSNIEFIRRINGLADEQAVKDIVFDASYLVLGLGDVYLGAPVATPVDPRHRLVTTKYNPARTWTPENAVGIGGAYMCIYGMEGPGGYQLFGRTIQVWNTWRQTPAFDTGKPWLLNFFDQIRFFPVSHEELAEARAAFPHGGYPIRIEETEFSYADYALELSKNAQSIEAFKHRQQAAFETERQRWKAEGLDSFVTDDGGRESFDGDVPEGCFGVASSVPGNIWKLLVEPGSHVSAGDTVAIIESMKMEINVTSHVAGRVRELRAAPGRTVKAGDLLIVLEEP; via the coding sequence ATGTTCAAGAAAGTCCTGATCGCCAACAGGGGCGAAATCGCCGTCCGGATCATCCGGACACTCAAGCAAATGGGAATAGCATCCGTCGCCGTTTATTCCGATGCGGACAGGTTCTCCCTGGCCGCGCGTGTCGCCGACGAAGCCGTCAGGCTCGGGCCGGCCGTGGCCACGGACAGCTACCTCAACATCGACGCCGTCATTGCGGCCTGCAGGCAGACCGGTGCTGAGGCTGTCCACCCGGGCTACGGCTTTCTCTCGGAGAATATCGGCTTTGCCGAGCGCTTGGCAGCAGAAGGCATCGCGTTTATCGGGCCGAGGCCGGAGCACCTGTCGGCTTTTGGCCTGAAACACACGGCAAGAGCGCTCGCGCAGGCAAGCGGGGTCCCGCTGCTGCCCGGCAGCGGATTGCTGGAAAGCCTGCAAGAGGCATGCGCCAAGGCAGCCGAGATCGGCTATCCCGTCATGCTGAAAAGCACGGCGGGTGGCGGCGGTATCGGCATGCAGCTCTGCCACGACGAGGCCGCACTGAAGGCAGCCTTCGAAGGGGTGCGTCGTACCGCCAATGCCAGCTTTGGCGATGCCCGCGTCTATATCGAACGCTTCGTTGCCAACGCTCGACATATCGAGGTGCAGATCTTCGGCGACGGCAAGGGGAACGTCGTCGCTCTCGGAGAGCGCGATTGCTCTTTGCAGCGGCGAAACCAGAAGGTCGTCGAGGAGACCCCTGCCCCCGGCATTTCCGCAGATGTCCGCGCGCGCCTCCACAAGGCCGCTGTCGACCTCGGTGCTTCCATTTCCTATTCTTCCGCCGGCACCGTGGAGTTCATCTACGATCCACGCCGCCAGGAATTCTATTTTCTCGAGGTGAACACCCGCCTGCAGGTGGAACATCCCGTGACCGAAGCCGTCTTCGGCATCGACCTCGTCGAATGGATGATCCGGCAGGCAGCCGGCGAAGATGTTCTGTCAAAGGCGATGGATCTGCGCCCGAAGGGGGCGGCCATCGAGGTGCGGATCTACGCCGAAATGCCGCATGCGGATTTCCGCCCGAGCGCCGGCCTTTTGACCGAGGTGGCATTCCCCGCCAATGCGCGCGTTGACAGCTGGATCGAGACCGGAACGGACGTCACCCCCTTCTACGACCCAATGCTGGCAAAACTCATCATTGCCGCCGATGACAGGGAGACGGCCATCGAAAAGCTCAAGGCCGCGCTTTCGGAAACCGCGATTTGGGGCATCGAGACCAATGTCGACTATCTGCGAAAAATCGCCGCCTCCGAATTGCTGGCCAGCGGCAATGTCGCGACAACCGCATTGCGTGACTTCGCCTTCATCCCCGATATCATCGAGGTGCTGGTGCCCGGCGCCCAGTCCAGTATTCAAGAATTGCCGGGCCGCCTTGGCCTCTGGCATGTCGGGGTGCCGCCGAGCGGGCCGATGGACGAGCGCTCGTTCCGGCATGCAAACCGGCTTGTCGGCAACCATGACGACACGGCCGCGCTGGAGTTGACGGTCTCGGGACCGACATTGCGCTTTTTTACGCAGACGTCGATAGCCCTGGCCGGTGCAGAAATGGCCATGAGCTGCGACGGCACGCCCTTGCCGCATGGTGAGCGGGTCGTCATTCCTGCAGGCGCCGTCCTGACCGTCGGCAACATCAGCGGCCCCGGTCAGCGCGCCTACCTGGCCGTCGCCGGAGGCTTTGCGGCGCCCACAGTGCTTGGCTCGCGCGCAACCTTCACGCTCGGCCAGTTCGGTGGCAATGCGACCGGCGCGCTGAAGACCGGGCATGTCCTGCATCTCGCCCGCCATGAAAAGACGCAGGCGCCCAAGCGTGCGGAGGCGCCGGCGGAGCTGACGAACGCCTGGAATGTCGGGGTGGTCTACGGCCCGCACGGGGCGCCGGATTTCTTCCAGCCGGGCGATATCGACGCGCTCTTTTCCCTGCCCTACGAGGTGCATTTCAACAGCGCCAGAACGGGGGTCCGGCTCCTCGGCCCCACGCCAAAATGGGCACGGACCGATGGCGGACAGGCAGGGTTGCATCCCTCCAACCTGCATGACAATGCCTATGCTATCGGCGCCATAGACTTTACCGGCGACATGCCGATCATCCTTGGTCCGGATGGACCGAGCCTCGGCGGCTTCGTATGCCCCGCCGTGATCGCGCGCGACGAACAATGGAAGATGGGCCAGTTCAAGCCGGGCGACACCATCCGTTTCCATCCGGTGGTGCGTCCTGACGATCCCCTGACGGCACCGGCCGCGCTGGCCGGCGCGACCGAAAGGGGATCGGCCATCGTCGGTACGTTCGACAAAGCGCCGGTGACGGTCGTCTATCGCCGGCAGGGGGACGACAATCTCCTTGTCGAATACGGGCCCATGGAGCTGGACATCGCGCTTCGCCTGCGCGTCCATCTGTTGATGAACGCCGTCAGGGACGCGCGCCTTCCCGGCCTGATCGATCTCACGCCGGGCATTCGATCCCTGCAGATCCATTATGACGGCTCGACGCTGACGCGTCGACGATTGCTGGGCCTGCTGGCGAATCTCGAAGCCGGGCTTCTTCCGGCCGAACAGGTCACGGTTCCAAGCCGGATCGTCCATCTGCCACTTTCGTGGAATGACCCGGACGCCGAGCTGGCGATGCGCAAATATCAGGAGCTCGTGCGGCCGGATGCGCCCTGGTGTCCCTCCAACATCGAGTTCATTCGCCGGATAAATGGGCTGGCGGACGAGCAGGCGGTCAAGGACATCGTCTTCGATGCCAGCTATCTCGTACTGGGGCTGGGCGATGTCTATCTCGGCGCGCCGGTGGCAACGCCGGTCGATCCAAGGCACCGCCTCGTGACCACAAAGTACAATCCGGCGCGCACCTGGACGCCGGAAAATGCCGTCGGCATCGGCGGCGCCTACATGTGCATCTACGGCATGGAGGGGCCGGGCGGCTACCAGCTCTTCGGCCGCACGATACAGGTCTGGAATACCTGGCGGCAGACGCCTGCCTTTGACACGGGCAAGCCATGGCTTCTGAACTTCTTCGACCAGATCCGCTTCTTCCCCGTCAGCCACGAGGAACTGGCCGAGGCGAGAGCCGCCTTCCCTCACGGCGGCTACCCGATCCGCATTGAGGAGACCGAATTCTCCTATGCCGACTACGCGCTCGAACTGAGCAAGAACGCCCAGTCCATCGAAGCATTCAAGCACCGGCAGCAGGCGGCATTCGAGACCGAGAGGCAGCGCTGGAAAGCCGAAGGTCTCGACAGCTTCGTGACAGACGATGGCGGCAGAGAGAGCTTCGATGGAGATGTGCCCGAGGGCTGCTTCGGCGTTGCCAGCAGTGTACCCGGCAATATCTGGAAACTGCTGGTAGAGCCCGGTTCCCATGTGTCGGCGGGCGATACCGTTGCTATCATCGAGTCGATGAAGATGGAGATCAACGTCACGTCCCACGTGGCTGGGCGGGTGCGTGAACTCCGGGCCGCTCCGGGGCGTACGGTGAAGGCCGGAGACCTCCTGATTGTGCTGGAGGAGCCCTGA
- a CDS encoding efflux RND transporter periplasmic adaptor subunit produces MNKFAAAALGVVAVAAVGVAAINWRWIDAPPGMAFIQRSENRPVARAAGPVAVEVAKAKQVLSTSDINAIGTLQSDESVQLAPEIAGRIVEIKFEEGRPVKAGEVLVRLDDTLARAAEEEMRVRLDLATTSYDRAKRLAGTGSGTGRELDVALAERSTAEALLNSQRAQLAKLDILAPFTGTVGLRRISTGSYVGAGTTLVNLEKIDVLKVDFKIPEANLQKVRVGQNIEVVVDAIPGRQFTGTIYAIDPMLDVNGRAISIRATLPNADLVLRPGLFARVVVKGLKERQVVTVPEAAIVARGQERFVWTVVDGKAQETKVSLGARKAGMAELEGISGDMTVVTAGHNRLRNGSVVDIVESAAAEPAI; encoded by the coding sequence ATGAACAAGTTTGCAGCAGCAGCATTGGGGGTTGTCGCCGTCGCCGCAGTCGGTGTGGCGGCGATAAACTGGCGGTGGATTGATGCACCACCCGGTATGGCTTTTATCCAACGATCCGAAAACAGACCCGTTGCCCGCGCGGCAGGGCCTGTAGCCGTGGAAGTGGCGAAGGCCAAACAGGTCCTGTCGACCAGCGACATCAACGCGATTGGCACGCTGCAATCCGACGAGTCCGTCCAGCTTGCCCCCGAAATTGCAGGGCGCATCGTCGAAATCAAATTCGAGGAAGGCAGGCCGGTCAAGGCTGGCGAGGTCCTCGTCCGGCTTGACGATACACTGGCCAGAGCAGCCGAAGAGGAAATGAGGGTTCGCCTCGACCTTGCGACAACCAGCTACGATCGTGCGAAACGTCTCGCCGGAACGGGAAGCGGCACCGGCCGCGAACTCGACGTCGCGCTTGCCGAGCGGAGCACGGCCGAGGCGTTGTTGAATTCCCAGCGCGCCCAGCTTGCCAAGCTCGATATCCTGGCACCCTTTACCGGAACGGTCGGCCTTCGCCGCATCTCGACCGGCAGCTATGTCGGTGCCGGTACGACGCTGGTCAATCTCGAAAAGATCGACGTGCTCAAGGTCGACTTCAAAATCCCTGAGGCAAACCTGCAGAAGGTCCGCGTCGGACAGAATATCGAGGTTGTCGTCGATGCCATCCCCGGCCGGCAATTCACGGGCACGATCTATGCGATCGATCCGATGCTCGACGTCAACGGGCGGGCGATCAGTATCCGGGCCACGCTTCCGAACGCCGATCTTGTGTTGCGGCCGGGCCTTTTTGCCCGCGTCGTCGTTAAGGGTCTAAAGGAGCGCCAGGTTGTCACCGTGCCGGAGGCTGCGATCGTGGCGCGCGGCCAGGAGCGGTTTGTTTGGACCGTGGTCGACGGCAAGGCCCAGGAAACCAAGGTGAGCCTTGGAGCGCGCAAGGCCGGCATGGCCGAACTCGAAGGAATCTCCGGCGACATGACGGTGGTGACCGCCGGACACAATCGCCTGCGAAACGGATCTGTCGTCGATATCGTTGAAAGCGCGGCAGCCGAGCCGGCGATATGA
- a CDS encoding efflux RND transporter permease subunit, translating into MGFSELCIRRPVFATVLSLLMLLVGIVSYDRLAVREYPSIDEPVVSVVTTYPGASASIIESQVTQILEGSIAGIEGIDVLESTSRSESSRITVRFRLEIQPDVAASDVRDRVSRVRQRLPDEITEPVISKVEADAQPVVFVVFRNDRMSPLELTDYVDRNVVDRFKNVTGVADVQIYGERRYAMRIWIDRQRLAALNLTVQEIEDSLRAQNVEIPAGRLESNDREFTVLSKSAIGTVSEFENIIVKRGNGVLVRLSEVARVELGAADERRAGRFNGENAIVVGIIKQAVANPLDVSAGINAILPDINANLPEGMTGAVGNDNSVFIDRALGAVYATIVEAIVLVLIVIVVFLRSWRASIIPIVTIPISLIATFAIMYALGFSVNTLTLLAIVLAIGLVVDDAIVVLENIFRHIEDGMAPIPAAIKGTREIGFAVIAMTLTLAAVYAPVAFATGRTGKLFLEFSLTLASAVIVSGFVALTLTPMMCSRLLKHEKEPGRISAFIERGLSGLENGYRRLLATSLGMRRLVALAAVVVAACSAFLYVGLPQELAPVEDRGIIRVVGTAPEGSTLAYTERYSKQVEALLKPISEVGSVQTINGMPEVNRFQVIGRLSDWDARDRRQQELVAELLPALRRIAGVTAFASNPPSLGTSNNARPIEFVLQSSGTYEELDQVTRRFMERISEFPGLTNIDSDLKLNKPEMTINIDREKASDLGIDISVIGRTLETLLGGRQVTRFENDGEQYDVYVQLAAEDRTAPSTLSTIFLKSPTDQMVQLSNLVGVKETVAPQELKRFNQLRSVTVSANLAAGVSTGEALFFMETAAREVLPDTVQTDVSGPSREFRASGQSLLVVFVLALGFIYLVLAAQFESFRDPLIIMVTVPLSMTGALAALSLGGGSLNVYSQIGLVTLVGLITKHGILIVEFANQRQEAGHDRLSAVIDAAVMRLRPILMTTGAMVLGAVPLAIAQGAGAESRHQIGYVIVGGMTLGTLLTLFVVPMVYTFAGRRMSHQEVTPLKAEVSAATLT; encoded by the coding sequence ATGGGTTTTTCGGAACTGTGCATCCGCCGGCCGGTGTTTGCGACCGTCCTCAGCCTGCTGATGCTGCTGGTCGGTATCGTCTCCTATGACCGACTGGCGGTGCGCGAGTATCCCAGTATCGACGAGCCCGTGGTTTCCGTCGTCACGACCTATCCCGGTGCTTCCGCCAGCATCATTGAAAGCCAGGTCACCCAGATTCTCGAAGGATCGATCGCCGGCATTGAAGGCATCGACGTGCTGGAATCGACCAGCCGCTCGGAATCGAGCCGCATCACCGTCCGCTTCCGCCTGGAGATCCAGCCGGACGTGGCCGCAAGCGATGTGCGCGACCGGGTAAGCCGGGTGCGTCAGCGTCTGCCGGACGAAATCACCGAGCCGGTTATTTCCAAGGTCGAGGCCGATGCCCAGCCGGTGGTCTTCGTTGTCTTTCGCAACGACCGGATGAGCCCCCTCGAACTCACCGATTATGTCGATCGCAATGTCGTCGACCGCTTCAAGAATGTGACCGGCGTTGCCGACGTGCAGATATACGGCGAGCGGCGATACGCCATGCGGATCTGGATCGATCGCCAGAGGCTTGCTGCCCTGAACCTCACGGTGCAGGAAATCGAGGATTCGCTGCGGGCTCAGAACGTCGAGATCCCCGCCGGCCGACTGGAGAGCAACGACCGCGAGTTTACGGTCCTTTCCAAGTCGGCGATCGGCACGGTCAGCGAGTTCGAAAACATCATCGTCAAGCGTGGCAATGGCGTGCTGGTGCGCCTGAGCGAGGTTGCCCGGGTTGAGCTCGGCGCTGCCGACGAGCGTCGCGCCGGTCGCTTCAACGGCGAAAACGCCATCGTGGTCGGCATTATCAAGCAGGCGGTCGCCAATCCGCTCGATGTCTCCGCCGGCATCAATGCCATCCTACCAGACATCAACGCCAATCTGCCGGAAGGCATGACGGGTGCTGTCGGCAACGACAACTCGGTATTCATCGACAGGGCGCTGGGGGCCGTCTACGCGACAATCGTCGAGGCCATCGTCCTCGTGCTGATCGTCATCGTCGTCTTTCTGCGCTCGTGGCGGGCCTCCATCATTCCGATCGTTACCATCCCGATTTCGCTGATCGCCACCTTCGCGATCATGTATGCGCTCGGTTTCAGCGTGAACACCCTGACCTTGCTCGCCATCGTTCTCGCCATCGGTCTGGTGGTCGATGATGCCATCGTCGTGCTCGAGAACATTTTCCGCCACATCGAGGACGGCATGGCGCCGATACCGGCGGCCATCAAGGGAACGCGGGAAATCGGCTTTGCGGTGATCGCCATGACGCTGACGCTCGCCGCCGTCTATGCGCCCGTGGCCTTTGCCACCGGCAGAACGGGCAAGCTGTTCCTCGAATTCTCGCTGACGCTTGCAAGCGCGGTGATCGTGTCGGGCTTCGTCGCCCTGACGCTGACGCCGATGATGTGCTCCAGGCTCCTGAAACACGAGAAGGAACCGGGGCGAATATCGGCGTTCATCGAGCGGGGGCTGAGCGGCCTTGAGAACGGCTATCGTCGCCTGCTGGCGACCTCGCTCGGCATGCGCCGCCTTGTCGCGCTGGCGGCTGTCGTCGTCGCCGCCTGCAGCGCCTTCCTCTATGTCGGCTTGCCGCAGGAGCTGGCACCCGTTGAGGACCGCGGCATCATCCGCGTGGTCGGCACGGCGCCGGAGGGCTCGACGCTTGCCTATACCGAACGCTATTCCAAGCAGGTGGAAGCCCTTCTCAAGCCGATCTCTGAAGTCGGCAGCGTCCAGACGATCAACGGCATGCCCGAGGTGAACCGCTTCCAGGTTATCGGCCGCCTCAGCGATTGGGATGCCCGCGACCGTCGCCAGCAAGAGCTGGTGGCAGAGTTGCTCCCGGCCCTGCGCCGCATCGCCGGCGTCACTGCTTTTGCCAGCAATCCCCCCTCGCTCGGCACCTCCAACAATGCCCGCCCGATCGAATTCGTGTTGCAGAGTTCAGGCACCTATGAGGAGCTCGACCAGGTGACCCGTCGTTTCATGGAGCGAATCTCTGAATTTCCCGGTCTCACCAACATCGATAGCGACCTGAAGCTCAACAAGCCGGAAATGACCATTAATATCGATCGCGAAAAGGCGTCCGACCTAGGTATCGACATATCTGTGATCGGCAGGACCCTCGAGACGTTGCTCGGCGGCAGGCAGGTTACCCGTTTCGAAAATGACGGTGAGCAGTACGATGTCTATGTCCAGCTGGCAGCGGAGGACCGCACTGCACCATCGACCCTCTCGACGATCTTCCTGAAGTCGCCGACCGACCAGATGGTGCAATTGTCGAACCTCGTGGGCGTCAAGGAAACCGTCGCGCCGCAGGAGCTGAAGCGTTTCAACCAGCTGCGGTCGGTGACGGTGTCGGCAAACCTTGCCGCTGGCGTATCCACCGGCGAAGCGCTTTTCTTCATGGAGACGGCAGCCAGGGAGGTCCTGCCGGACACAGTACAGACCGACGTATCCGGCCCAAGCCGCGAATTCCGCGCTTCCGGCCAGAGCCTGCTCGTGGTGTTCGTCCTCGCGCTCGGCTTCATCTACCTAGTGCTTGCCGCACAGTTCGAAAGCTTCCGCGATCCGCTGATCATCATGGTGACGGTACCGCTGTCGATGACCGGCGCGCTGGCCGCGCTTTCGCTCGGCGGCGGCTCGTTGAACGTTTATTCGCAGATCGGACTTGTCACGCTGGTCGGCCTCATCACCAAGCACGGCATTCTCATCGTCGAATTTGCAAACCAGCGGCAGGAGGCAGGGCACGACCGGCTTTCGGCAGTGATCGATGCCGCTGTCATGCGCCTGCGGCCGATCCTGATGACGACAGGTGCCATGGTGCTGGGTGCCGTGCCGCTCGCCATCGCCCAGGGCGCCGGTGCCGAAAGTCGCCACCAAATCGGCTATGTCATCGTCGGCGGCATGACGCTGGGCACGTTGCTGACGCTTTTCGTCGTACCGATGGTGTATACGTTTGCGGGTCGCAGGATGTCTCACCAGGAAGTCACGCCGCTCAAAGCAGAGGTTAGTGCTGCGACACTCACATAG
- a CDS encoding TfuA-like protein, with protein sequence MHSAVAKGEIEMRVIFAGPTVHGADLRTDGAYELRPPAGQGDVHRAVEDGATVIGLIDGVYDAVPAVWHKEILYGLSQGVHMFGAASIGALRAAECAPFGMVGIGKIYEGYASGLLEEDADVAQSHAPADLGYLPLSVPLVNARATLAQCRHLALVTLEEEARLQRTAEETFFKNRTYRQLVRDAISDVERASTVLAHLRANAVNPKLQDALRLIDRVIGTPDRRFSPQFDWRFHATSFWETQFCGDVKSMPPVKPAGD encoded by the coding sequence ATGCACAGTGCAGTGGCAAAAGGCGAGATCGAGATGCGGGTGATTTTTGCGGGCCCCACGGTCCACGGTGCAGATCTGCGAACGGACGGTGCTTACGAGCTTCGGCCACCTGCCGGCCAAGGCGATGTCCACAGGGCTGTGGAAGACGGCGCCACGGTGATCGGGCTGATCGACGGTGTCTATGATGCCGTCCCCGCAGTATGGCATAAAGAAATCCTGTATGGCCTGTCTCAGGGCGTTCACATGTTCGGTGCCGCAAGCATCGGCGCGCTGAGGGCGGCCGAGTGTGCGCCATTCGGCATGGTCGGCATCGGCAAAATCTACGAGGGATATGCCAGCGGCCTGCTGGAGGAGGATGCTGACGTGGCGCAATCGCACGCGCCGGCCGATCTCGGTTACCTGCCGCTCAGTGTCCCACTCGTCAATGCCAGGGCGACACTTGCGCAGTGCCGGCATCTGGCCCTCGTCACGCTCGAGGAGGAAGCCCGCCTGCAAAGGACTGCCGAGGAGACCTTCTTCAAAAACAGGACCTATCGGCAGCTGGTGCGGGACGCCATTTCGGATGTCGAAAGAGCGTCAACGGTCTTGGCGCATTTGCGTGCCAATGCCGTCAATCCCAAGCTTCAGGATGCCCTGCGCCTCATCGACAGGGTGATCGGGACGCCGGATCGTCGTTTCTCCCCGCAGTTCGACTGGAGGTTTCACGCCACCTCCTTCTGGGAAACCCAGTTTTGCGGTGACGTGAAATCGATGCCACCCGTCAAGCCTGCCGGAGATTAG
- the atzF gene encoding allophanate hydrolase produces the protein MIDGQTFDIASLHRAYAGGWTVAEMVDTVFARIADVDDPGIFLHLADRNALLAQAATLGPFDPVAKPLWGIPFAVKDNIDVAGMPTTAACPDFAFHPDVDATVVRLLKEAGALVIGKTNLDQFATGLVGVRTPFPVPRNAIDPTLVPGGSSSGSAVVTSHGIVSFALGTDTAGSGRIPAGLNNIVGLKPSVGALSTSGVLPACRTLDCVSIFALTADDAFKVFSVAARYDAADAYSRAIQVTGYGPLPPVLTIGVLAPEDRKFFGDAAMEASYEDALSMLSTLGHKLVQVPFADFYKTADLLYEGAWVAERYAAVKDFFDARPESFHPVTAKIYGGAKSLSAADAFNGLYALQALKRSVAPLIASVDLFCVPTAPRHYTRAELEAEPIRENSRLGTYTNFVNLLDMCGIAVPTGTRSDGLPASVTLLAPAGRDGLTAALAADIHARSGVTLGATGWAQPPQPELPQIEEPGQIDVVVVGAHLSGMPLNIQLRDLEARFVRTTTTAADYKLFSLANQTPAKPGLIRCAENTGTKIEVEVWRLSAAGFGKFVAAIPPPLGIGTIMLSDGSQAKGFLAESVGLEGAEDISSFGGWRAFVNRSTTT, from the coding sequence ATGATTGACGGACAAACATTCGACATCGCCTCCCTGCACCGGGCCTACGCTGGCGGCTGGACCGTCGCCGAGATGGTCGACACGGTTTTTGCCCGCATTGCCGATGTCGACGACCCCGGCATTTTCCTGCATCTGGCGGACCGTAATGCGCTGCTGGCGCAGGCGGCAACCCTCGGGCCATTCGACCCGGTGGCAAAGCCGCTCTGGGGCATCCCCTTCGCCGTCAAGGACAACATCGATGTTGCCGGCATGCCGACCACGGCGGCCTGCCCGGATTTTGCCTTCCACCCGGATGTAGACGCAACCGTCGTTCGCCTGTTAAAGGAGGCCGGCGCACTGGTTATCGGCAAGACCAATCTCGACCAGTTCGCCACCGGCCTCGTCGGCGTCCGCACACCCTTTCCAGTGCCCCGTAATGCCATCGATCCGACACTCGTGCCGGGCGGATCGAGCTCCGGTTCGGCCGTTGTTACGTCACACGGCATCGTTAGCTTTGCACTCGGGACCGATACCGCTGGTTCCGGCCGCATCCCCGCCGGCCTCAACAACATCGTCGGCCTAAAGCCGAGTGTCGGTGCGCTTTCGACATCGGGCGTACTGCCGGCCTGCCGTACGCTCGACTGTGTTTCGATCTTCGCCCTGACGGCTGACGACGCCTTCAAGGTATTCTCGGTCGCCGCCAGATACGATGCAGCGGACGCCTATTCGCGAGCGATCCAGGTAACAGGATACGGCCCACTGCCGCCGGTGCTCACCATCGGTGTGCTTGCACCGGAAGACAGAAAATTCTTCGGCGATGCGGCAATGGAGGCATCCTATGAGGATGCGCTTTCGATGCTGTCAACGCTCGGGCACAAGCTTGTCCAAGTGCCGTTTGCAGACTTCTACAAGACGGCCGATCTTCTCTACGAGGGTGCCTGGGTGGCGGAACGCTATGCTGCCGTGAAGGATTTCTTCGATGCCCGCCCGGAGAGTTTCCACCCCGTGACTGCCAAGATCTACGGTGGCGCCAAATCGCTGTCGGCGGCGGATGCCTTCAACGGGCTCTACGCATTGCAGGCTCTGAAGAGATCGGTCGCACCGCTGATCGCATCGGTCGATCTTTTCTGTGTCCCGACAGCGCCGCGACACTACACCCGCGCTGAGCTTGAAGCCGAGCCGATCCGCGAGAACAGCCGGCTAGGAACCTACACCAACTTCGTCAATCTGCTCGACATGTGCGGCATCGCGGTGCCCACAGGCACCCGGAGCGACGGACTGCCGGCAAGCGTCACACTGCTTGCGCCTGCAGGCCGGGATGGCCTGACCGCAGCGCTGGCGGCCGATATCCATGCACGAAGCGGGGTGACCCTCGGTGCCACCGGCTGGGCGCAGCCGCCCCAACCCGAGCTCCCGCAGATTGAAGAACCTGGCCAGATCGACGTCGTGGTTGTCGGCGCGCACCTTTCCGGCATGCCGCTCAACATCCAGCTCCGCGATCTCGAAGCCCGTTTTGTCCGCACGACTACGACCGCCGCCGACTACAAGCTTTTCAGCCTTGCCAATCAGACGCCGGCCAAGCCCGGCCTCATCCGATGCGCTGAAAACACCGGCACGAAGATCGAAGTCGAGGTCTGGCGGCTTTCGGCAGCCGGCTTCGGAAAGTTCGTCGCCGCCATTCCTCCACCGCTCGGCATCGGAACCATCATGCTCAGCGACGGCAGCCAGGCGAAGGGCTTTCTGGCCGAGTCGGTGGGTCTCGAAGGCGCAGAGGATATATCCTCCTTCGGCGGATGGCGGGCTTTCGTCAACAGATCGACGACGACTTGA
- a CDS encoding cupin domain-containing protein: MPETTRENLTSGGWKSLEFGPFRPGVTLHWLQNFEDDQPGVALLKYEPGAAVPRHRHMGPETILVLDGVQSDEAGDYGPGTVVINRIGSEHSVWTKTGCVVLIQWDRPVMILEESNND; this comes from the coding sequence ATGCCTGAGACGACGCGCGAAAACCTGACATCGGGCGGCTGGAAAAGCCTCGAATTCGGCCCTTTCCGGCCCGGCGTCACCCTACACTGGCTCCAGAATTTCGAAGACGACCAGCCGGGCGTCGCCCTGCTGAAATACGAACCCGGCGCCGCCGTGCCCCGCCATCGGCATATGGGGCCCGAAACCATCCTCGTGCTCGATGGCGTCCAGTCGGACGAGGCCGGAGACTATGGTCCGGGCACCGTGGTGATCAACAGGATAGGGTCCGAGCACTCCGTCTGGACAAAAACAGGGTGTGTCGTTCTCATCCAGTGGGACCGGCCGGTAATGATTTTGGAAGAGAGTAACAATGATTGA